CCACACACCTATAGCCGGTTATGGTGTGCGGGGAGAACTTTCACATAAGGACCGTGATTTCAAGGGATacgatatttttttaaaaattcgatatatatatgttattttaaaaaaaattgtaaacacaTACCAATTTCAATAAAAACCAAAATTTGTATTAAtgtattaaatatttttattttcactatacaaaattacatttactcgacccatgtaatacatgaggttttttaagatataactttttattatttgatatataaaattagatttattgaattcgtacaatacacggggttttttaaggatgtatatttttttattatttagtacaaaaaattacacttattcaaaccgtgtaatgcgcatatttaTAAAGATGTAAaattttttagagttaattgcccggatggtccctgtggtttcacattttttcacgtttagtccccaccttttgaaaatagcaggtatgctccctatggtttgttattttgttactcggatagtccctgggtagatgtcagttagtttggaaatatcaggtatgctccctatggtttgtcattttattactcggatagtcccctgagtaaatgtcaggggactatccgagtaacaaaatgacaaaccatagggagcatacctgctatttccgaaaggtggggactaaacgtgaaaagacgtaaaaccacaaggaccatccgggcaattaactctttttttattatttggtaaacaatattagatttattcaacccgtgtaatacacgtggttttaaagatataacttttttatttggtatataaaactacatttattcaacccgtacaatatggttcttatagatacagctttttattatttaatatataaaattatatttattcaacatgtgcaataaatgaggtttttaaagatatattgttttgttatttagtatataaaatttatttattcaacctgtgtaatacacggggttataacctagtaaaatataagaaagtaaacatacgaacataaacgaacgcaaatcaacaaATGTTCACgaaaacgttcacgaacaccttaccgaacgttcacgaacacaatcgaacgaacgagacctttgttcatgttcgttcatttaactaatcgaacaaaatttcttgttcatgttcgttcgtttattaaatgaacgaacataaacgaatttcccaccgaacggttcacgaactgttcgctgaacgttcggttcgtttacagccctaccagGATGTGAATGCTCTCAAGTGTGGCTACATCTCACCCAACCCAGACCATACTAATATTAAGGGTAAGCGGGGCACCAGCGGGGAGTGGCCTCGGTGACCCTATTCCCccagcgggaacaccgccgccatccctgcGGTGACCCAAATCGGGGAGGTGGGTCGAGGTGAATTCACCGAAGAAGGAAGGGGGAGAGTGTGGGGCCACCCTCTTTTCAAACCAATCAattatttccttttttttttttgaataaaaaaacaagtcacctaataggggagtgccgccatcaaattggggtgtgagaggagtttaagaggggagttgacgtggcataagctgattgggtgtgcgtaagagagaggactcccctcttaggggagtgccccgcTCACCCTAATAGCTTTATAGCTATAAGTGGGACTAACCGCGTAAGGCTGTTGTACTTTAATAACGAACTTTCACATTATAAATTTGGTTGAAACTCTTGCTTGAATATGAGATGGTTCACTCAGGCATTTGCTAAACGCTCAACTCTAATCCATGGTTAGGTTCATTTTACCCGTCTATAAAACTTGTTTTACTTTTAATCAAATCTCATGAACTGAAATACAAGATATGAATGAAAAGTACATGTCGCATTCATTGTATATATTGAGTTGTTCATCACTTTGTGTTTATCTCAGCATGAAAAGAACTAAAATCAGGTTTTTTGTAAGGTATATCTTTTCATAGATTGTTCAAGCATGTAAGTTAATGGTAGCTTTTTTGTCATGTAGTTTGATAATTTTTATGCCAACTTTATAATAAAGTTTATTTAATCACGGTTAACTTTTTCTTAAACAAAGATTAGTGAATAAGGAAGTTACATAACTTCACTTAGAGAATGTTTGTTGGTAATTTTAGCGATTATCAACATTTGTAGTGGTATTGGATTAACTGGTTGAATAGACATTCTCGTTATATATTAATCGAGTTAGGTGATGCATAGAGTTAGGTGATGCAGGAATGGCGGACTTGGTTGTTATAACGACCTAGTGTGTCTAATCGGATTTGGGccaaatagattttttaaatggGCTTCATTATTGGGCTTGGGCTAATTAATTTATTATTGATTTTGGGCCTAATTAGTTTATTAGCAAATTAAGTGGACCTTGGTTGGCCTACCAATTCACATTAGTTGTGAATCTGATATCCATGTAATGGAAAACAAATcaattctttaaaaaaaaaactataattttaataaaattagAGGTTGGTTAGGCTATACGGTATGGGAATGTCCCCGCCCCGTCAAGCCTTGGCGCCGCCCTTCTACACCATTTCCAAAACGATTTGCGACAAACAACTGCCAAAACGGAAGTCAGTCAACGATTTCAAGAGAGAGAAAAGATGATGCAATAATGAGCGAGACATAGAAAAGGTGTAATACAAAACAAATAGGAATCCACCAAACAAATACGTGTGGCAGGACTAAAAGGCCACCAAACAACACATGCCCATCGGGCCCAAAGCCCAAATGCAAAAACAAATCAAAAAAACAATAATGCATAACGTACAATGACTTAATGCGGACAACAATAGCAATGCATAACgcacaaacaaacaaaacccaCAAAGGTTGATAATTGATATTATATAGATATAGTATTTAATTTTCACATGTTTATATGGTTCATTCAAGTTCACTTCTATACGATTTACTTCATTTTAAACATTTGTTCATATATAATTAGTAAGAGTCATGTTCGTACTTGAAGGTATCTCAAATTTTAAGGTTAACTGTATAAAGAGGTGTACTTAAATAAATTAAAACCTAAAGTATGCTTAATTCCCCCAAGGGAATTGGAGTCAATGCAACAACTATTTTCTACATACAACCACCCTTTCAACTGAACTTTTTAAAGCTATGCGCGATTTCGGCCTCATGCTCAAATCCTTTAGGGGATCGGACCAAGAAACACTACTGTTAGGAATTGACATTCTGCACACCAGTTTCTTCTACAATTGGTTTTTGAACAGAAACAGATTCCATCCCCTCAGGTTCACAAGGAGTAACTGAAGCATTGGCCTCCTGGGAAGTAGATTCATCTACGGAAACCGAGTGTTTAGATTCTTGAGACCCAGAATCTGTCTTTACTTTCTCGAGCGCAACTGAAGCATTGGCCTCCTGGGAAGTAGATTCGTCTACGGAAATTGAGTGTTTAGATTCCTGAGACCCAGAATCTGTCTTTACTTTCTCGAGCGCTTTTTGTAACATATCTGTCTTAGGAAACACCAACATGTTCATACATTTCAATTGTTGTTTGTCTGATTCTTCCAGTGGTTGAAAACCAAAAACATCAGTCCATGTATCCATGTGTTCAGGAACCGCGGGTATTATCAATTTCTCAACTTGGAGGGAAGATAGAGCCTGAAAAACAAAATACGATTATATAACTAGTGGCATCACGTTTGGGTTGGCACGGGCCATTTTTAGAATAATCTAAATCTTGAAAACGGAAAAAAGAATTAGGAGGTCGCATGCGTTAAAAATAGACAATTGGAATATTTCAACCCGTCTGACCCACTAGACCCGTTCCCATTTTAGCTAGTTCCTCTATTTGACCAGTCTTAGATAAAAACACAATCAACAACTCAAGTAACATAATGACAATGCACAAAATATTCTTACCGCTTCAATAGCGGATAGTAGGCGACGGCACATCCCTCGGCGTCTACATAAATGACGAGTCCCAATAAATGGCATCTCTGCAAGTTTAGTTCCATGGATCCTGACcatattataataaataaaacaacaaaactaTGTTAGAATTTTCATTGAACAGATGAAATCAGAACAACTATCATCCTACCTGATGGATGCCGCACAAACAATTTCGTCCACCCTCTCCAATATAGCTGTATAAAAGCCACTGTAATTTAACCGGCTAAGGTTGGATCTACACGAAAAGATTCAAACATTTATATGGGATGTAAACAGATAGACAAGTATGGTATATAAAGTTGGCATTTAATATACCACTTACCCGCAATTGAAGACTACATTACGGATTAAATTGATCTCGCTTCTCCTGTCGGTGAAAGGTAAAAAACACTCATCCATGACTGACATGGCAACAGCCAGCATAGAATTGCATTCTACCCGTTGGGAAAGCTCTACAGAAGATGCGTCCCTCGGTAATTCCGATCGATGAAGAAGAGACCATGAGAATCCTGAACCCAGTTCCTGCTTCACCCCAACAAGCTTCTGCAACTGACTGTATAGCTGCAAAATAATAATTCACCTTTAATAGCTAAGAACCAGGTAACTATTTTTTATCTACTGTGTAAGCCTGAAAATACAAGCGGGTGACAGGTCATACTGGGCTCAAATCAGACCGGGTCATTTAAAAAATGTTCATTTTGGTATGGGTCAAAAGTCAAAACAGGCCGTTAAGATAAAAGTATCAATTGACCAAATTATCAACACTAAAATAGAATTGACTGGGGTCGGTTTTTTTTAACATGATTTGAGTGTACTCGTTTTTTTTGTAATTGCTTATCTATCAAAATGTAGACCCACTAAAAACgtccataaaaataagcatgaaaacgtattatatttgacatgactcaTAAAACGTAAAgtgactcgaatttataccgtctaCTGAAAACGTATTTTATTTGACCCAATTTgtttccgaacaaaatttacgGCAAAACGTAAAGCAACTGAAAACGTCCATAAAAAAGCACAAAAACGTATTCTATTTGACATGACTCATTTTCGATAAAATCATGTCGAAATgtaaaccaacttgaatttatgctggaacgtacataaaaataagcattgTAGCTGAAAGTTGAGAGGGGGTGTAAGTGTCAATGCTGAAAGTTGAGGGGTGAGATTcacaaaattacaaaaaaaaaaaaaaatcaagtagCATTGTTGGTAACATCATgggcaattatatatatatatacgataATATAATCAGCAATTGTTATAAAATCCAACCAACTTCTAAAAATTGATAAAAAATCATTCAACTTCATCAGCAATGCTGAAGTGGCAGATATAATCAAATATCAAAATTACTGTATACATTGATTATGATACAGGGTTCAAAAAAACATCCATAAGGTCTCGATGAGATAAACAAGGAATTTCAGAATATCATCAAAACATTCGATACCTCATGACACGCGTGTCCACAAAAGGACAGATCGGAATAATCCGACTCGGATGGCTTGACATTAGTTTCCGGACTGCATGATTCATGATCTGCAACATCAAGAAGTTGTCACTCAACCAACAGTTGTGAAGAATACTAAAAGGAGCATTTTAAGAACAGAGTATTACATTTCTTCTGACAAAGGTAGCACGTAAGAAGTGAATCTTGAGTGGCATTCGTACAAGCTATTTTTTCACAATATTTGCAGGTACAATTTGGACAAAGCCAATCACCCTGCGGAAGCATCTGAAAGGTACAAAAAGAGATTAAAGCGTTTAAAATTTAGAAAACTGAAGGGTgcacgagttttggaacatcagtGTCCGGTACCGGTAGGTCCAAGCAGGTCTGGTGAAACGTTGAGGGACAACCGTCACAACAGATCAAGTCCCCACCGTCACCACATAGCCCACACGTATCATCGTTAGGATCGTCACCATCAACATCTACACTGTAGAAACCCGTTCTCTCCAACTCTCCTTGCCTATCCCACGCATCAATCTGACACTGCATCAGTGACTTCCCCGACTCCAAAAACATGTTCGTAAATGGCTGCCCGACTTTACTTCCCGCATGCGCCTCAAACTTTGAAACCGTTACAATTTTACTACAACAACTACAATGGATCCCATCTTTTGTAATCCATCCTTTTTGTAATACACGCGTCTTTCTCGGGTGCATGTATTCCACATGTTCCCTCAAACGCACCACGCCCGAGTCTACCAACCACGAGAGTAGGGTCCGTTTTCCTGTATATGGAACAAACCCGTCGCCATTTTCCACCTTGTTGTCATACGCGCGAACCAACAAACTACATCTGCCTATTTTCCTGCTTCTTCTTGAATATGTTTTGATTCCGTTTTCGGGTGTCTTGTGTCCTTGTCTCGTTAATTTATCCTGAATTTCCTCACGTAAAGGAGTCACCTTGCCACCACCATCTTTAAAATCATTCTTTTCCTCCTTTTGAAACACATCGTAAGCCTTGACGATAGACCAATAACCAGTTCCGGAAGGACTAATGTAGACAGCGTCCATGTAGTCTCGGCCCCTTCTCGGTCTATAATCTATGCTCCAACCACCAGCAACAAGCATATCCTTAATCTTTTCACGCAATATTTGCTTTTCAGTAGTACCACTACCACGCTTCACCTTCATTTCCTTCTTAATTTTACTAACCTTTTTAACAGATTTCATCTCCGATTTCTTCTTTTTAGCATCTTCATTTACAGAAGTCTGTCCGTCTCGATCATCCCTGCGCAAGTTCCTCTCATGTACAACTTTCGGCTTCGTTTCTTCCTGATTATCAGCCACTGCATGATCATAACCCGAACGCGAAACACCTATTTGCTTAACATTTCCTCCGTTTTTAACAAGTTTCATCTCCGATTTCTTCTTTTTAGCATCTTCATTTACAGAAGTCTGTCCGTCTCGACCATCCCTGTCCAACACCTTCTCATGCACAACTTTCGGCTTCGTTTCTTTCGGATTATCACCCATCGCATGATCATAACCTGAACGCGAAACACCCATCTGCTTATCTTTATTCACCATTACCTTCAAGACTCCATTTTTCCCTTGCAATCTAATCGACTTACCCGACGACAACCGATACTTCTTCCTCAAAACCGAAAGGGGCAAGTCGgcctcatcatcttcaacctcagACCGACTCGTCTCACCATTCCGGGACTCCATTCGTTCCCCACTCTTCCGATTGGAATCAATCCACCTATACCTGCCATCATCAGCATCCTTCATATACCTATTATCATCCAACCCATCATACTCATCAAACTCAAACACATCCAATCCCCTTTTCTTGGTCTCAAATTCCCCTAAATCAACACTATCAGTAACCTTGTTGTTAATAATCAAACACCCAGAAGAGGTTTTCTTTTTCACCTCTTTCATCTCATCAATCACAAACCAAACCCTAGTTCCCCAACTTTATCAAAATTTAAGGCCCAAAGAAGAGGAAAAAACAGTAATTGAACAAAACCCAGATCTAGAATCGAATAACTGAAAGAAGTAACTTATGAATTGAAAAGTTTGACCTGAAATGGAGTCGGACTGAAGCATCTGCAAACGAATTCTGATCAGGTGAAACGAAATTGAGTTGGAAGGATCTAGAAAATTGCAGTGTTGGGTTTTAGATAAGTTTTGTAGTAGGAAGGTTCGGACCGTCCGGCGTTAACTTTGGCTCGGTAATTTCTGCTGTACAGGGTTTCTATATATGGTAGTAGGATCTACGAGTGAAACGTTGGGAATTGATGAGAGTTAAAAGTGGATAATGGTAGAATTACAAGTAAGGGGCTATTTGATAGCCTTTTAATAAccatttgccattttagtccctgtggtttggttcATTTtcccagtttagtccaaaggtttcatttttaacatctagATCTAAAAAgatttcatcgttgccattttagtccaactgacttaactccatccatatctgttaagtcttccaagggcatttttgtcatttcatttttcTATTTATTAACCCTTTTGTAATTTCAGTGGTATGACATGACAAAAATGCCATTGGAAgacttaacagatatggatggagttaagtcagttggaccaaaatggcaacgatgaaacctttttggatccagatgttaaaaatgaaacctttggactaaactggcaaattGACCAAAACCACAGggattaaaatggcaattaactctaaccATTCgcatgctacctcttaatggtttaaaacctctgaatgaataagaggtaacttcaagtctgaatggttaagagctaacctctgaatggtaaatcatcacatgtcacattcttctaccttctcattggtatgatttatgttatattgtcggttagatagttcacactgtgcattagttaacgtgataattgctatttgaaccttgtgtgtttactctctcctgtcgtcccacacttacgcactttcgcgacacctttctcacttacgttgcttcgtgatgaagatcatgagcggacgcggaggacgtatcaacctaactcaagcccagctgacggctttgatcaatgaacgagttgctgaggcactcgcagctattcctgcaggaggtataacctgccatatcaacccatcttaggacgtttagatcctaccttcaCAAACCAACCCTcatgcttaaccttgtcttttattcccGCGCAACAGgccaacatgctcagcctcctgtgtgcacgttcaaaacattcatggattgccgacctagtaccttcagtggcacagaaggagctgtaggtcttcttcactggttcgagaagctggAGTccgttttcgagatgtgtgattgcccggaagatcgtagggtgaagtatgcaaCTGGAACACttgaaggtgctgcattaacatggtggaaagcacaggttcaactgcttgggttggcggttgctaatgccaccccgtggaacggtttcaaagagctgattaaggaagagtactgcagtcgtgacgacatccacaagctggaggtggaatttttcaatttgaagatgacggggtctgagatcgaggcatacacgaagaggtcaaatgagctagccatcttgtgccctactatggtggaccctcccatcaagcgcattgagctgtaccttaagggcttggtgccagaaatgcaaagccacgtaacctcagctaatcttggcaccattcagcaaatcgtcaagttggctcatcgtctcactgatcaggcagttgagtagaacaggctgcccaaacgtattagcgctactacttctgatgctcccaatgacAATAAGcacaagtgggatggaaatttgggcaagggttctacttcagcCCAGTcccagcaacgaaagacagacgagtacaggagccccGGTCAGCAGTCTTCTGAGAACCAAGGTTAgagtgggtacaagggaaatcaccctaagtgcaatcgatgtaatctgcatcacagcgggcagtgcaacaagggccgttgtcagagatgtcacaagctgggtcacgaagccaaagattgcaggagcccacgtcctgtgaatcagaatcgccaactacaacaacaagctccacataaccaccagcagcagcatcagcagggcaataaaggatactttcagtgtggcgctgaaggccactttaagaggaactgccctcagctgaaccagaatcagaacaacaactaGAGAAACGAGAACCACAATGAAAATAACAACAGAGGTAACAACAATGGaaatggcgcccaaggtcgtatgttcgtgattggtcagggtgaagcaaggaacgatcccaacgttgtgatgggtaagtttcttctggacgacttctttgttactgttttatttgattcgggtgccgatactagttacgtgtccttaaaagttagccaaatgcttaagcgcactccaacgcttttgaacaccaagcacatcgtagagttagcaaatggtaaaagtttaaagGCTTCACATGTAGTTAcgggttgcaagcttgtccttgccgatcagaccttttctatcaacCTCATCCCTACAGtcctgggtagttttgacgttgtcattgggatggattggctatctcagcatcaagcggaaattctttgTAACGAAaagattgtccgcatccctcgtcCTGGTAGAGAACCCCtcgtaattcgtggcgacaagagtggcgCTGTtataggcatcatctctttccttaaggcccagaagtgtttgcgaaagggccacaccgctattctagccctcgtttcagATACATCcacggaagaaaggaagatagaagacattcctattatgcgcgactttcctgaggtatttcctgaggaattacctggtcttccgcctcatcgccaagttgagtttcaaatcgagctagctcctggagcagcacccatagctcgagcaccttatcgcctagctccatcagaacttgaagaactatccacgcaactacaagaactcttggaaaagggtttcatacgtcctagctcttcgccatggggagctccagtcttgtttgtgaagaagaaagacggtactttcaggatgtgtattgactaccgcgagctcaacaaggtgactgtgaagaatcgttatcctcttccgcgcattgatgacttattcgaccagttgcaagggtcgagttattactctaagattgatttgagatcgggctaccatcagttgagagcccgagaggaagacgtctccaaaacagcattcagaactcgttacgaccattatgagtttctggttatgccttttggattaacgaatgcaccagcagtcttcatggatctcatgaaccgagtgtgcaagccttacctggataagtttgttatagtgttcatcgacgacatcctgatctattccaagagtcaggaggaacacgagcaacacctgaggcttattctggaacttcttcgaaaagagcagttgtatgccaagttttcgaaatgtgacttctggcttcgcgaagtccactttctaggctatgtggtaaacaaggatggaattcatgtagatccatccaagatcgactcgatcaagaactggcctgcaccccgcacaccaacagaaatccgccaattcttgggcttggcaggatactacagaagatttatcaaggatttctcaaggattgcgcaacctctcacttcacttactcagaagggtgtcacctatcgttggggtgatgcacaggaatctgcgtttcagcacttaaaagattgactttgtagcgcgcctatcctctcattgcctgaaggcacaggagattttgtggtttattgcgacgcctccatccaaggacttggttgtgtgcttatgcaacgtgacaaggtcattgcctacgcatcacgccaacttaaggttcacgaaaggaactgcactacgcacgacttggaattgggaacagttgttttcgcgcttaagatatggagacattacctgtacggtaccaagtgcaccatttataccgatcacaggagtctggAGTATAtattcaagcaaaaggaattgaatatgcgacaacgccgatgggtcgagctcttgaacgattatgaatgcgctatcaagtatcatccgggcaaagccaatgttgtggtcgacgccctcagccgaaaggatactatacctaggcgtgtacatGCGTTACatcttaccatccaatctaaccttcccgctcagattcgcgatgctcaggttgaagcattgaaagcagagaatatcagggctgagtccctacaaggatcgaggcaacggctagaacaaaaggaaagcggcgcctactatgttaacggacgcatctgggttccgctgtatggagacttacgcgagcttgtgatggatgaagcacataagtctcgttattcagtacatcttggttcggataagatgtaccacgatctaaagactacatactggtggcctggtatgaaagccagcatagcaacctacgtcagtaaatgcttgacctgtgctagggtcaaggtcaaataccagaaaccatcaggcccactccaacagccagagatacctaaatggaaatgggagaaaatttccatggatttcgttactggcctgcctagatctcaacgcggtaATGATACCATTtaggtaatcgtggatcgactaaccaagtctgcacattttctggccatcaaggaaacggataagttttccaccctagcagacatctacctaaaggaagtggtatcaaggcacggagtgccaacctccatcatttctgatcgtgacgcacgttttacctctgaactgtggcaagctatgcacaagtcttttggctcacatttagatatgagcaccgcttatcatccacaaacagatgggcaatctgaacgcaccatccagacccttgaagacatgcttagggcatgcgtaatcgattttggtaacggctgggaaaagcatctcccgttagtagagttttcatataacaacaactactacaccagcatccaggccgctccatttgaggcattgtatggacggaagtgccgatcacctctttgctgggcagaagttggtgacagccaaatcactggcccagaactcatagtagatacaaccgagaagattgctcagatacgacaatgaatggcggcagctcgtgaccgtcagaaaagctatgctgataagcgaaggaagccactcgagttccagatTGGGGaccgagtgctacttaaagtctcaccttggaaaggtgtagttcgttttggcaagcgaggcaagctcaatccgcgttatgtcagaccattcgaaatcattgagaaaattggcaaggtggcctacaggttgaatctacctgaagaactcagcggagttcacaatgttttccacgtgtcaaatctaaagaagtgtctgtcagatgagaccattaaagttgatttctcagtatatgtaaaacaacaagaatgacgtcacaatctcaggacgataaaaacaacattggctcgctttttaaaccacctatgctaaaaagaaatgagtacaacatctggcagaggaggatgggtcacatactcactcaacaaagcacaggttgttggaggtctatcgtctttggtccccatgttcctacagtgccaagcgctgaagatgctaaagcATCTGTTCCAAAACCTATTGAAAATTATACCGAAACCGATTTTCAAAGgattgaactagatgctaaagcatttagcatcatagcatcagcgctacccaatgaaatatatgctggactgttacattgtaacagtgccaaagaattgtgggacgcgcttaaggaacagtttgggggtaccgaagaagtcatagaaaacaatagggaaatcctgaaccaacagtatgaaacattttgtcatgttaaaggtgaatcactgacgcaacaatttgagcgtttcagttgtctcatcagtgaactgaggcttgttaaaaccacttttacaaact
The Helianthus annuus cultivar XRQ/B chromosome 6, HanXRQr2.0-SUNRISE, whole genome shotgun sequence genome window above contains:
- the LOC110865697 gene encoding increased DNA methylation 1; amino-acid sequence: MKEVKKKTSSGCLIINNKVTDSVDLGEFETKKRGLDVFEFDEYDGLDDNRYMKDADDGRYRWIDSNRKSGERMESRNGETSRSEVEDDEADLPLSVLRKKYRLSSGKSIRLQGKNGVLKVMVNKDKQMGVSRSGYDHAMGDNPKETKPKVVHEKVLDRDGRDGQTSVNEDAKKKKSEMKLVKNGGNVKQIGVSRSGYDHAVADNQEETKPKVVHERNLRRDDRDGQTSVNEDAKKKKSEMKSVKKVSKIKKEMKVKRGSGTTEKQILREKIKDMLVAGGWSIDYRPRRGRDYMDAVYISPSGTGYWSIVKAYDVFQKEEKNDFKDGGGKVTPLREEIQDKLTRQGHKTPENGIKTYSRRSRKIGRCSLLVRAYDNKVENGDGFVPYTGKRTLLSWLVDSGVVRLREHVEYMHPRKTRVLQKGWITKDGIHCSCCSKIVTVSKFEAHAGSKVGQPFTNMFLESGKSLMQCQIDAWDRQGELERTGFYSVDVDGDDPNDDTCGLCGDGGDLICCDGCPSTFHQTCLDLPMLPQGDWLCPNCTCKYCEKIACTNATQDSLLTCYLCQKKYHESCSPETNVKPSESDYSDLSFCGHACHELYSQLQKLVGVKQELGSGFSWSLLHRSELPRDASSVELSQRVECNSMLAVAMSVMDECFLPFTDRRSEINLIRNVVFNCGSNLSRLNYSGFYTAILERVDEIVCAASIRIHGTKLAEMPFIGTRHLCRRRGMCRRLLSAIEAALSSLQVEKLIIPAVPEHMDTWTDVFGFQPLEESDKQQLKCMNMLVFPKTDMLQKALEKVKTDSGSQESKHSISVDESTSQEANASVALEKVKTDSGSQESKHSVSVDESTSQEANASVTPCEPEGMESVSVQKPIVEETGVQNVNS